A portion of the Cryptomeria japonica chromosome 5, Sugi_1.0, whole genome shotgun sequence genome contains these proteins:
- the LOC131035211 gene encoding coniferyl alcohol acyltransferase, translated as MEKETLNDFKVEMVATSIVQSPVPTKKCTLKGSNIDLTVPAISPGHFFVYKGVQDKTYQDMASSIKKALSEVLVLFYPVAGRFIISHNGEPEIECSNQGVPFIEAESGAAIKDLDFSQPSFTAAKLTPKRHPLQGESPHCIPVLAVQVTRMNCGGIVVGCCFDHRTVDGISSYNFFKAWTEAAQGLSSSIITPCFERSLINPRHPLNTSSVRVIDGHYMALPFSALDRTDPPPPQIGRIYHLDAPTLLQLQALANQTEGKPLAVKPMTKMEAVSSYIWKVFARAQALASSEPTRIGIPIDGRAYLNLAPSYFGNVIAIPFKESYAKHILEEPISEIAEIVRNVISGSANTEYFMSFVDWVEEKRPAAMLARVYAEDGSAVVVSSGVRIPLYQFDFGCGKPTFSSVYFPWGGTAGYVMLQASPLGDGNMVVYMHMAEKDLDAIETDPEFLFVRVNRMNFW; from the exons ATGGAGAAAGAGACCTTGAATGATTTTAAGGTGGAGATGGTTGCAACCTCCATCGTGCAATCGCCTGTACCCACAAAAAAATGCACGCTCAAAGGTTCCAACATAGATCTCACTGTTCCCGCAATTAGTCCGGGGCACTTCTTTGTTTACAAAGGAGTGCAAGATAAGACATACCAAGACATGGCAAGCTCGATTAAGAAGGCGCTCTCTGAGGTACTAGTACTGTTTTATCCAGTGGCCGGAAGGTTTATTATCAGTCACAATGGTGAGCCTGAGATAGAGTGCAGTAATCAAGGAGTGCCCTTCATTGAGGCTGAATCGGGTGCTGCCATTAAGGATCTTGATTTTTCTCAGCCAAGTTTTACTGCTGCGAAATTGACTCCCAAGAGGCACCCTCTTCAAGGAGAATCCCCTCATTGTATTCCTGTTCTTGCTGTACAG GTGACGAGGATGAATTGTGGCGGAATTGTAGTGGGTTGTTGTTTTGATCACAGAACTGTAGATGGAATAAGCAGCTATAATTTCTTTAAAGCATGGACGGAGGCCGCTCAGGGTCTCTCATCTTCCATTATTACTCCTTGCTTTGAACGCTCACTCATCAATCCCCGCCACCCTCTCAACACTTCTTCAGTGCGTGTCATTGATGGGCATTACATGGCACTGCCTTTTTCTGCACTCGATCGCACTGATCCTCCTCCACCCCAAATTGGGCGCATCTATCATTTAGATGCTCCCACGCTTCTCCAATTGCAGGCTCTCGCAAACCAAACTGAAGGAAAACCCCTTGCTGTCAAACCCATGACAAAGATGGAGGCGGTCTCTTCCTATATTTGGAAAGTTTTTGCTCGCGCCCAAGCTTTGGCTTCTTCAGAACCAACCAGAATTGGTATCCCGATCGATGGGCGTGCATATCTGAACCTCGCTCCTTCCTACTTCGGAAACGTGATAGCGATTCCTTTCAAGGAGAGCTATGCAAAGCACATATTAGAGGAGCCCATAAGCGAGATAGCGGAAATTGTACGCAACGTTATAAGTGGTTCCGCAAACACTGAGTATTTTATGTCCTTCGTGGATTGGGTGGAGGAGAAGAGACCAGCAGCAATGTTAGCAAGAGTTTATGCGGAGGATGGGTCTGCCGTGGTGGTGTCGTCGGGAGTGAGGATTCCATTGTATCAATTTGACTTCGGTTGTGGTAAGCCTACTTTTTCAAGTGTATATTTTCCATGGGGAGGAACAGCAGGGTATGTGATGTTGCAGGCGAGCCCCCTGGGAGATGGGAATATGGTGGTGTATATGCACATGGCCGAGAAGGACTTAGACGCCATTGAAACTGATCCTGAATTTTTGTTCGTGAGGGTCAATCGGATGAATTTCTGGTAA